GACGGTTAACTCTGCCGGACAAGTCAATGAATTGTCTAAGTCTCAATTGAAGAAGCAGTTCAAGGGTGAGCCCATCGCTGAATTTAAAGAGAAAGATCTATAATAGATCTGTTACGCATCTCTATTGAGAAGGCGAGTAATCAAATAAGAGTTACTCGCCTTTTTCTTTATTTTCTGGCTAATATGCGCAGCATATTATTCCTAATCTCCCATACTTCAATAAACAATGAGTTTACAGTAAGATTTCAATGGGAGATTAATCTTCGCTTAGCTCGCCAACCAAATCTTTCTGCATAGCATCTCTCACTTCTGCGGCTGACATAGGCTTAGACAGCAGATAGTGTAGTTTCGCTAAGGCGGCTTCCGTCGTCATGTCCGCACCACTGATCACCCCAGCTTCTTGCAGGGCATTGCCCGTTGCGTAGCCCGACATATTGACCTTGCCCTGAAGACATTGGGTGAGATTAACTAAGACTATTCCACGTTCACTCGCTTGTGACAGCACCTTAAGCAGCGCTGGATTCTGGGGCGCATTGCCTACCCCATAGGTAAGCAAGATCAGTGCTTTGACCGGTTGTTGTAAGATGTTCTTTATCACATCTGTGGTAATGCCTGGATAGAGTGTCACTACGCCTATGGGCTGAGGACTGATGGTAGCAACTTCCAAAGGCTTATCCGACGGCTCGGCTATTTTGCCGGCATTCATGCGGATCTTTATGCCCGCCTCAAGCAGTAAAGGAAAGTTAGGCGATGCAAAGGCCCCGAAACCATCGGCATGGGTCTTGGTGGTCCTGTTTCCTCTAAAGAGCTTGTTATTAAAAAATAAACAGACTTCTGCGACCGGATAATTGGCGGCAATATAGAGAGAGTTCAGCAGGTTGGTTTGACCATCAGATCTGAGTTGAGCTAGGGGGATCTGAGAACCTGTGACTATGACTGGCTTGGATAGTTCTTGCAGCATGAATGACAAGGCTGAAGCGGTGAAGGCCATGGTATCTGTGCCATGTAAGATCACGAAGCCATCATACTTGTCGTAGTTCAACTTAATATCATCGGCGATCATCTGCCAATCCGTCGGTGCCATATCCGATGAATCTATCAGTGGAGAATACTCCTGAATCACAAATTCGGGCATATCGTCATGGTAGAACTCAGGCATGGCCTTCACACAATCTGTGAGGAAACCTGCCACAGGCGCGAAGCCATGGGAGGTTTTTTGCATGCCTATGGTACCGCCTGTATAGGCAACATATATGGAACGTTTGGTCATTGTTATATTCAGATGGACGCTATTTGGCTGAAGTATACTTGCTTGGTGGGCTTCACCCAATGGTTTCTGCTATTTAAATTGGTATCTGTGACGGTATCGGTATAGCGATTAAATTAGACATTAAAAAACCCGAACAGGCTAGACCTGATCGGGTTGGTGTTTGTTCCAGAGCCAAGTGTTGAGACTCTTTACTCAGTTCAAACTGAGATTATAGGGTACAGTTATCGCAAAACAGGTACATGCCGTTAGGGTCGTCGAAGGCGTTGAACTCTTCAACCACTCCTGACCACTGAGTCAAGGCTTGTTCGATAAGTGAAACACCCATGCTGCTCTGAGGTAAGTAAACGGCAACCGATGAGAACATCTCCTGAATAAAGAACTCTTGTGGAGTCAGCTCATGCTCGATGATCTGACTGTCAAAATCCTCCAGTCCGGCCATGTCTGCAGCCTTAGCAACAGCATCATCCAGATCGCCTAGCTCATCGATAAGTCCTAGATCCAATGCCTTACGGCCAGACCAAACTCGTCCTTGGGCTATGTTATCGACTTCTTCCAGACTCATGTTGCGCTCTGTAGCGACCAGTGAGATGAAGTCATGATATCCACGTTCGATATGACGCTGAATCACGCTCTTAATTGCAGGGGTTAAGCCCTTAGCCACAGATATTCCTGCCCACTCTGATGTCGCGACACCATCTGTATGTATGCCTAAGCTAGAGAGTGAATCTTCGAAGGTGGTTATCATACCGAAGATGCCGATTGAACCTGTGAGTGTAGTGGGGGTGGCATAGATGTAGTCAGCACTGGCGGAGATCCAGTATCCACCCGATGCGGCATAGCTACCCATACTCACGACGACGGGTTTGCCGGCTGTTTTGAGAGCCAGAACTTCTTGACGGATTTGCTCAGATGCAAA
This portion of the Shewanella violacea DSS12 genome encodes:
- the ansA gene encoding asparaginase, yielding MTKRSIYVAYTGGTIGMQKTSHGFAPVAGFLTDCVKAMPEFYHDDMPEFVIQEYSPLIDSSDMAPTDWQMIADDIKLNYDKYDGFVILHGTDTMAFTASALSFMLQELSKPVIVTGSQIPLAQLRSDGQTNLLNSLYIAANYPVAEVCLFFNNKLFRGNRTTKTHADGFGAFASPNFPLLLEAGIKIRMNAGKIAEPSDKPLEVATISPQPIGVVTLYPGITTDVIKNILQQPVKALILLTYGVGNAPQNPALLKVLSQASERGIVLVNLTQCLQGKVNMSGYATGNALQEAGVISGADMTTEAALAKLHYLLSKPMSAAEVRDAMQKDLVGELSED